Part of the Acidobacteriota bacterium genome is shown below.
TCACAAAACACATGGAATGCCGACTCAAACTTCCCCACGGCTTCCGTTGGTAAATCGTCGAGATAGCCCTTGGTGCCGACCCAGATTTCCATGACCTGGCGCGCCACCGGCATGGGCTGGTACTGTCCCTGCTTGAGCAGCTCGACCATCTTCTCGCCGCGATTGAGCTGGTTTCGCGTGGCCTCATCGAGGTCCGAGCCGAACTGCGTAAAGGCCGCCAGTTCCCGGTACTGGGCCAGGTCCAGCTTGAGCGACCCGGCCACCTGCCTCATCGCCTTCACCTGAGCGTTGCCCCCGACCCGCGAGACCGAGATGCCGACGTTAATGGCCGGCCGCACCCCGGCGAAAAACAGATCCGATTCCAGAAAGATCTGACCGTCGGTAATGGAGATGACGTTCGTCGGGATGTAGGTGGAGATGTCCCCTGCCTGCGTCTCGATAATCGGCAGGGCCGTGAGCGAACCACCGCCTTTCTCGTCCGACAGCTTGGCCGCCCGCTCCAGCAGTCTCGAATGGCAGTAGAAAATGTCGCCCGGATAGGCTTCACGTCCCGGGGGACGACGCAACAGGAGCGAGAGCTGACGGTACGCCTGGGCCTGTTTGGACAAATCGTCATAGATGCAGACAACGTGGCGGCCGGTGTACATGAACTCTTCGCCCATGGCCGCGCCGGCGTAGGGGGCGATATACTGCACGGGCGCCGGGTCGGTTGCGGTTGCCGAAACGACCGTGGTATACTCCATCGCGCCGTACTGTTGAAGGATTTCAACGACCCGAGCCACTGTTGACTGCTTCTGACCGATGGCCACGTAGATACAGAACACGTCCGTGTTCTTCTGATTTATGATAGTATCAATGGCCAGCGCCGTCTTGCCGGTCTGCCGGTCGCCGATGATCAGTTCGCGCTGACCGCGGCCGATGGGAATCATCGAATCAATAGCTTTGAGCCCCGTCTGCAACGGCTCCCTGACCGGCTGGCGTTCCACCACGCCGGGCGCCCGGCCTTCAAGCACCCGATACGTCTCTGTCACCACCGGCCCCTTGCCATCCAACGGCTGCCCCAGCGGGTTGACGACGCGACCGACCAGCGCCTCGCCCACCGGAACCTGGGCCACCCGGCCCGTCCGGCGAACCGTGTCACCCTCGCTGATGTGCGTGTCGGAACCGAGAATTACGACTCCCACGTTGTCTTCTTCGAGGTTCAGCACCATGCCGGTGATGTCCCCGGGGAAATCAACCAGTTCGGACATCTGCACGTCGTCAAGACCCCAGACGCGGGCGATGCCGTCACCCACCTGCAGGACCGTGCCGACCGATTCCGTCTCCAGCTTGGTATCGTATTTCTCGAGTTCTTTTTTCAGGACCGATGATACTTCTTCGGGGTTTAGTGCCATTCTCGCACTCCTGCATCAGTAAACGTCATAAAAATCTTGTACGCCGGACACGCGGCCGCGTGACCGGCCGGACACACACTGCCTCAATGAACTCTCAGTCTGGTCAGTTGCTCCTTCAGGTCATTAAGACTGCGCCGCACCGAGCCGTCGATCACTTCGTGGTCGAGCATGACGATCATGCCGCCCAGGATGGACGGATCCACCTTGCTCTCCACCAGAATCGTGTTACCCGTCCTGGCCTCCAGTTTCCTGACCAGCGCTTCGGCGTCAGCCGGCGCAACCGGCGAGGCGGCGATGACAACCGCCCGGGAAATCCCTTTCTCCCATTCGACCAGCCGGGTCAGTTCATCGATAATCCCCGGCAGGTAATTGATTCGCCGCTTCCGTATCAGGACGACCAGAAACTCCACCAGAAGCTCCGGGAGCCGCTTCGTGAAGACGCTTCGCACCAGCGTCGTCTTTTCGTCAACGGAGATCCGCGGCCCGCTCAGCAGGCTGAGCAGACTCCGGTCGCGCTCGACCACTTCTTTCAGCGCTTCGAGCTGCCGGTGCGCCTCCTCAATCAGTCGCCGCTCTTTAAGCGAGAGGAACAGCGCCCTGGCGTATCTGCGCGATACCTCCGGTGACAGCATGGAGCCTACGCCTTCTCCAGATCGTCAATGAAACGACCGACCAACTCGCGCTGCTTGGCCTGGTCCAGTTCCTCGTGAAGCATCTTCTCGGTGGCCGTTATGGTCATGCCGACGATTTCGTCACGAAGCTGAACCCTGGCCTTGGCGATTTCGCGCTCGAGGTCGGCCTTGGCCTTCGCGTTGATCTGCCTGACCTCCTCCTGCGCCGCGGACTTTATCTCGGCGGCAAGCTTCTTGCCCTCAGTCACCGCTTCGACCAGCTTCTGGCGACGTTCGCGGTCGATGTCGCGAAGCTTGCCTTCGTACTCGGCGGTGAGTTTCGCGGCTCCGGCCTTCTCATCCTCAATCTTCCGGAACTCACCGGCGATCTTTTCTCGACGTTCCTCGATAAGGTCCATCAGGGGCCGCCAGGCGAACCGCTTGAGGATCCAGACGGTGATTAGAAACCCGACGGCGTGGGTCAGGACCTGTTGCCATTCTATACTCATAGCTCTACCAGGTTAATGACGCGTTTGACAGCGGCTGCCGTGAGCTTACGCCCTGTCTATCAGACACCGATCTTGCCGCTGGCCAGAATGTAGACGATGAACACATAAATGGTCAGCGCCTCGATAAAGGCGGCGCCGATAATCATGGTCGTCTGTATCTTGCCCGCCGCCTCCGGCTGGCGACCAATCGCCTCCATCGCGGAACCGACGGCCCGACCGATGCCGAGACCGGAGCCTATGGCCGCAAGACCCACCGCCAGCGGAGCGGCCAGGCCCAACATAGCTTGATAGTCCATTACGTTCTCCTCAGTATGTCTGTTAATCCGTCTTCACGTACCATGTCTCCGCCGTTCCGCGCTCAATGCGCCGGCTCCTCGTGCGGCAGCATCAGCAGTATGTATATGGTGGAAAGCAGAGTAAACACCAGCGCCTGAATGGTGGACAGCAGCAGGCCCAGGAAATAAAACGGTACCTGCAAAGGAATCCCGATCGGCGATTGCGGAAGGCTGAACACCGACATGGCTGCCACACCCAGCATCACAAAGACCGCAATAAGCGTATCCTCGCCCGTGATGTTCCCGAAAAGACGAAGAGCCAGGCTGAACGGTTTGGCCAACTCGCCAATGACGTGTATGGGGAACAGCAGCGGAACCATCACCCAGCTTATGGCGTCGCGCGGGCTGCCGGCCATGTGGTGCAGGTACCCCGGGACACCCAGACGCCGCAGCCCCGTATATTGCACGTACAGAAAAACCAGGATGGCCAGCGAACCGGTAATGGTCAGGCTGGTCGACGGCGAGTGGCCCAGCGGCACCAGCCCGATCCAGTTCATGGCCAGTATGTAGAAAAAGAGCGACCCCAGGAAAGGAATGTACTTCCGCGTTTCGTCACCAAGAATCGAGTAGACGAAATTGTACATGCCTTCCACCAGTATCTCGAGAAAGTTCTGCAGACGGCCCGGGATCAACCGGCGCCTCGCGTACACCCACATGCAGACGGATGATAACGCGAGGGCTACGACAACGGCAAAAATGACGTTTATCCAGTGCTCAGCCCACCCGAGATCCCAGCCGGTTATCTCCTCTAGCAACCACACGGCGCTCGGAAGGTGCGGCGGGGCGCCGGCGGCGGCGCCATGGTCCGCCTGCTGCTCCGCAGAACCGGCATCACCGGTGACCACGGCCAAAACCTGACCGAACCAGACCGGAAAGCCCAGCGCAAGCTTATTGACAATCAGCGTAATCACACGACCCCTTGAGCGTCATTTTCTTTCCCGGGGTGATCGGGCACTCTGACAACCAGCCGCGCCAGGGTCTTGAGGATCATGACGGCCATCAGAATCGAAAATCCTGCCAGCAGCAACAACGGCTCGAATCGCGGGATCTTCAACAGCAGGTAACCCGATCCGTACAGAAGCGGAAACTTGATGAACGCCAGACCGTATGCCCGGCGCTTGTCTATCCTGCCCGGCCGAACCGTCGCCCTCACCAGCGCCGACGTAAAGATCAGGTTCAGCACCCCCCAGGCGCCCCCGGAAAGCACGGCGATCGCCGGGAACACGCCGAAATAATACAGGCCGAACGGGAAGAATATCAAAAGAACGACAACGGACGTCTTAACGGTGCGATCGAGGAATTCCAGGCCCATGTCAGTCATTGTCCTTGTCGTTGTCGAGAGCTTGAGCTTTCTTCACCAGGTTATAAATTTCTCTGGCGGCAGCGCTGAAACCCAACGCGATGCCAACAACCGTCAGGTAGGGTTCGGTTCCAAAATGTTTGTCCGCCCACCGTCCCGCGAAAAAGCCGATAAGCGGCGCGGCGGCCAGGATCGCGGGAACCGCAGCAAGAAGGCTGGCCTGGGCTAAGCTCCTGTCCTTCTTTCCTTTACGCGGCCCCAGCAGAGGGCTCACAACGGCCCCTTTCCACAGCGATTCAAGACCGCAAGTATGGCCTCGAAGGCAGGCATGTCAACCGTTTTTTACCTTCGGCGTCGCGCCGCCAACACCATGCCTCAGAATAAATTATCCTCGCCCGCCGGTCGCAACCGCTACACCTGATCACGCCCGACCGTCCCTGCCCCCCGGTGACGCCGCAGCCTCCTTTTTCCGCTTGCCGCCTGCGAAGTGTCCGGCCTATACTGTGGTCTCACACGGAGGATCCTATGCTGAGATATGCGTTACTGTGCTTCTTCGCGGGGCTGCTGGCAGGATGTACGGCTGAGTCCGATAAACAGGCCGGCGAAACGGAACCGGCAACGGCCGGGGCCCAGTTCAGCCAGGATACGATCCTGTACCATGACGCCGCCGAGAAACTCATCGCCGACTTCTCGCGCGAACTCAAAGGTGAACTGATGGCAGCCCTGTCAAGCGGTGACGCGGTCGATGCCATCGCGGTCTGCCGAAACATGGCACCGGAAATCGCCTCCCGGTACGCGACCGGCAACTGGTCGATCAGACGGGTGAGCGATCGGAACCGCAACCCGAACAACCGGGCGGATACGATGCAGGCAGTCATCCTGAGCAGGTTTGCCGATACGTCGGCGGCGCCGTACATGGAATCGTGGACCATTGCGGACAGCGTCTCGATCTACCGCTTTTACAAGCCCATCCGCACCGTGCCGTTGTGCCTGAAGTGCCACGGCGACGTGCAGACTCTTGCGCCGGGCGTCTTTGAGGCGCTCAAGAGGCAGTACCCTCTGGACAAGGCAACCGGCTACAGGTCGGACGAATTGCGCGGCATGTTTGTTGTTCAAGCTACGTGGCCGGACGGCAGGGCGTTTGCCGAACAAATCCTGACCGACAGCCTGGAATTCTTGCTTCCCGACACACAGTGACGCGCTCGGTATTACGGCAGGATGGCGGGGGTAAGCATCCAACCGACTGACCACACTCCGAGATCATCCCTGCACAGGCACACTATACCGGCGTTCTCGAAGGCCACCGGAAGCCTGCTCTCGTTCCCGCACAGGAGCAGGCCCGCCAGGCGGGCGAGGTGCGGCAGGTGCCCGACCAGTATCGTATCCTCGTGCGTATCCGCCAGCCGGGCGGCCCAGACCGACGGGTTGTCCATGGGCGCCAGACCGTCGGCCGCCGTCATCCCGCCGGCCGGTCGAAGGTGATCGGCCAGCACCGCCGCCGTCTGTTCGGCTCGAGGTTTACCGCTGTGCACGATCGTGCCGGCGGTGATGCCCGCGTACCGGGACGCAAACGATGCCACCTTCTCGATATCGGCCCGGCCCTCCTCGGAGAGGCCTCGGCTCGGGTCTTCTTCCTCCGGCCGGGCCACGGCATGCTGCACCACGTACAGGTTCATTTGCTCGCCTCCGCATCAGCCGCCAAATGTTGTGACAGTGCCAATAAAGCACACCGGCGGCCCAGCGCAAGCGCGAGACGAGGTCGGAACTCGTCAGGATGATGTCGCTGTGATCGGGTTTACAGACAGGAGGTCTTGATCTTGAGATTAACGGATTGCGCCACCGCCCCCGGGCCGGGCCCGGCTCTGATCAGAAGCGGTAGCCCGCGCTCACGCGGTACGTTTCGTCAAGATCGTCGTGGTGCAGGTAGGCGAAATCAACCGTGACATTGCTGACGTCCACCCCCCCTCCGGCCGTGAACCGGCCGATATCGAACCCGGCCCGGCCGAAGACCATCTCGCGATAGCTGACTTCCCAGCCCCAGTGCGTATCCAGCGAGATGTCACGGCTCCAGAACTGGGCCGCCGCCCTGATACCTTCGAACTTGATATCGCCGCCGGCCAATGCCCGGCCAGTGAAATCACTGTACGTATACTCGACCATCAGGGCGGGCTTGACGGTCGGGTAGATGGACTCGGTGTTCCCGTCGGTGCCGAACGTAGCGCCCGAATAGCGGATGAACCCGGTGGTAATATCGGCGACGGCCAGCCCCAGTTGGGCGTAATCGTTTACCCGGTACAAGGCCCCGGCGTCCATCGTCAGGCCGTATCCGGATTCGGTGCCTATGTCGCGATAGATCACTTTGGCGGCCAGACCGAAATCGACGCGCGACTTGATCCTGCCCGAGACGGCGGCCGAAAAAAGCCAGTCGCCGTGCGACTCCTCACGCTCTACCACCGGTCGGCTGAACTCGTTCAGGCGCGTGATCTTAATGCCTCCCCCACCTAGATAGTAGACGTAGAATCCAAAGGCCTGAACAAGCGAATTGTCCGAGCCGCGGGCATCGATGTACGAAACGTAGTCGTGGTTGAGCAGGGAGCCGAACGTCTCGGCGTGCATGGCGGTCAGCAGCCTTCCGTCAAGGCGGTTCATTCCGGCCGGGTTCCAGTAGGCCGCAGTGCCGTCAAACGGCCCGGCCACGACTGCCCCGCCCAGGGCCAGACCCCGGCCTCCGACACCGAGCGAGAACGCTTCACCGGCGTACTTGGCGGCTTGCGTGCCGCCGGCCGCCAATCCGAGAAGAGTCACGAAGATATATATTCTGCGATGCACGTCAGCTATTCCTGACCGACCGTGGCGCACTGGCGTTTCAGGTTATGCACGGGCCGTCGGACGGAACCCGGGTGCCGGTCATACTATAACCCTTATTCGGCAGATGTCCAATCTCCAACCAGAACGTCCCCCCATAAAAAAAGCGGGAGGCAAGCCTCCCGCTTTGTACTTGCAGTCTGCAACCTACCGGCTGTCGTCGCCTTTGTCCTTCTTGACCTCTTTGGCGTCCTTGGCCTTTGCCGAGCAGGTGGAAGGGCACGCCGCCTTGCTCATTGGGCAGACGGCCTTGTCGCCTGCGCCCGCCGTCTTGACGGCCTCGACGGTCGTCGATGTAGCCACGGCCGGAACGATTTGGGCTTGATAGCCCTGTTTCGCTACCGCCTCGACCAGGGTGGCGGTTTGGACCTTTGACGGATCGACGCACATTGAGACGCAGCCGTTCTCGGACGAGATGCTGCAAACCCTGATCACGCCATCAACCTTCTCCAGGCCGGCCGTAATGACGGGCTCACACGTGCCGCCCTCCATCCCCTTGATCAACATGTCAACTTTCTGGACCTTGCCGGACTTGCACAGCTCCGCACATTTTTCAAGGGGCACGCCCAGCTTAACGGCGCAGGCAGCCTGCTCGTCAGGCGTGCAGACGCGACCCGACGCCGACTTGGCCTGGCCGGCGCAACAGGTATTTCCGGCTGAACCCTTGTCAGAAGAAGCGCAATTGCCGGCAAAAACCGGCGCGGCGGCAACGGCCAGGGCGGCCAAAACGACCAGACCGGCGGTAAGTAATTGTCTCATAAGTGTACCCTTCCTTTGGTGCCCAAGTAGGTTAGCATTCAATCTGTTTCCAAATATACCGACAAAGCCGCCCGTGGTCAAGAAAAAATAATCGACCACGGAACACCACTTTGCCGCAACTCTTCACAACCTTGTTACATTATACACGCCCCTCCTCGGCCGGTTCCGAAACCCGGAATCCGGCAGGTTTCCGGGAGGGCCGCCCCGGGCAGATTCAGAAGACTGCTGATCGCGAGCACGGCCGGCGCCGGTTCGCGAGCGGGCGGAATTCCGCAGCAGGGTCGCCGGGCTTGCCCGAAATCTCGCCCCCTATGGACAGGCCGCCGGGGGCGTGTTGCTGATAAACAGGTAGTCGATCAACCCCGTCAGATCGCCTATGTCGACAATACCTCCCTGGTCGCCGTCGACATTCGCTTCCGACAGGCAATCGGGCGGTTCGTTGGGCGGGATGAAAAGGTAGCGGATGAGATATGTGAGGTCACCGATATCCACAATCTCACCCGGATCACCGTCCACGTTGCCGGTGATACCCTGGCAGCAGGACGTCAGCAGCCGGTTGAATAGAATGGAAACATTGCCAGACTCACTGTTAGC
Proteins encoded:
- a CDS encoding AtpZ/AtpI family protein, producing the protein MSPLLGPRKGKKDRSLAQASLLAAVPAILAAAPLIGFFAGRWADKHFGTEPYLTVVGIALGFSAAAREIYNLVKKAQALDNDKDND
- the atpE gene encoding ATP synthase F0 subunit C, which translates into the protein MDYQAMLGLAAPLAVGLAAIGSGLGIGRAVGSAMEAIGRQPEAAGKIQTTMIIGAAFIEALTIYVFIVYILASGKIGV
- the atpH gene encoding ATP synthase F1 subunit delta, which gives rise to MLSPEVSRRYARALFLSLKERRLIEEAHRQLEALKEVVERDRSLLSLLSGPRISVDEKTTLVRSVFTKRLPELLVEFLVVLIRKRRINYLPGIIDELTRLVEWEKGISRAVVIAASPVAPADAEALVRKLEARTGNTILVESKVDPSILGGMIVMLDHEVIDGSVRRSLNDLKEQLTRLRVH
- the atpB gene encoding F0F1 ATP synthase subunit A; the protein is MITLIVNKLALGFPVWFGQVLAVVTGDAGSAEQQADHGAAAGAPPHLPSAVWLLEEITGWDLGWAEHWINVIFAVVVALALSSVCMWVYARRRLIPGRLQNFLEILVEGMYNFVYSILGDETRKYIPFLGSLFFYILAMNWIGLVPLGHSPSTSLTITGSLAILVFLYVQYTGLRRLGVPGYLHHMAGSPRDAISWVMVPLLFPIHVIGELAKPFSLALRLFGNITGEDTLIAVFVMLGVAAMSVFSLPQSPIGIPLQVPFYFLGLLLSTIQALVFTLLSTIYILLMLPHEEPAH
- a CDS encoding heavy-metal-associated domain-containing protein, with the protein product MRQLLTAGLVVLAALAVAAAPVFAGNCASSDKGSAGNTCCAGQAKSASGRVCTPDEQAACAVKLGVPLEKCAELCKSGKVQKVDMLIKGMEGGTCEPVITAGLEKVDGVIRVCSISSENGCVSMCVDPSKVQTATLVEAVAKQGYQAQIVPAVATSTTVEAVKTAGAGDKAVCPMSKAACPSTCSAKAKDAKEVKKDKGDDSR
- a CDS encoding DUF3365 domain-containing protein; protein product: MLRYALLCFFAGLLAGCTAESDKQAGETEPATAGAQFSQDTILYHDAAEKLIADFSRELKGELMAALSSGDAVDAIAVCRNMAPEIASRYATGNWSIRRVSDRNRNPNNRADTMQAVILSRFADTSAAPYMESWTIADSVSIYRFYKPIRTVPLCLKCHGDVQTLAPGVFEALKRQYPLDKATGYRSDELRGMFVVQATWPDGRAFAEQILTDSLEFLLPDTQ
- the atpF gene encoding F0F1 ATP synthase subunit B; its protein translation is MSIEWQQVLTHAVGFLITVWILKRFAWRPLMDLIEERREKIAGEFRKIEDEKAGAAKLTAEYEGKLRDIDRERRQKLVEAVTEGKKLAAEIKSAAQEEVRQINAKAKADLEREIAKARVQLRDEIVGMTITATEKMLHEELDQAKQRELVGRFIDDLEKA
- the atpA gene encoding F0F1 ATP synthase subunit alpha, whose translation is MALNPEEVSSVLKKELEKYDTKLETESVGTVLQVGDGIARVWGLDDVQMSELVDFPGDITGMVLNLEEDNVGVVILGSDTHISEGDTVRRTGRVAQVPVGEALVGRVVNPLGQPLDGKGPVVTETYRVLEGRAPGVVERQPVREPLQTGLKAIDSMIPIGRGQRELIIGDRQTGKTALAIDTIINQKNTDVFCIYVAIGQKQSTVARVVEILQQYGAMEYTTVVSATATDPAPVQYIAPYAGAAMGEEFMYTGRHVVCIYDDLSKQAQAYRQLSLLLRRPPGREAYPGDIFYCHSRLLERAAKLSDEKGGGSLTALPIIETQAGDISTYIPTNVISITDGQIFLESDLFFAGVRPAINVGISVSRVGGNAQVKAMRQVAGSLKLDLAQYRELAAFTQFGSDLDEATRNQLNRGEKMVELLKQGQYQPMPVARQVMEIWVGTKGYLDDLPTEAVGKFESAFHVFCEKHYPDIEHTLERELIISEATEEKLREAVEEFKAGFKAE
- the sixA gene encoding phosphohistidine phosphatase SixA — its product is MNLYVVQHAVARPEEEDPSRGLSEEGRADIEKVASFASRYAGITAGTIVHSGKPRAEQTAAVLADHLRPAGGMTAADGLAPMDNPSVWAARLADTHEDTILVGHLPHLARLAGLLLCGNESRLPVAFENAGIVCLCRDDLGVWSVGWMLTPAILP